The Anopheles moucheti chromosome 3, idAnoMoucSN_F20_07, whole genome shotgun sequence genome contains the following window.
GGATCGAAACAGGGTTGGAATGATTGCCAACTTCTCTCGAGGGACAAAGTTTCTTGTTCGACTCTTAGGAGACAGAACAAGGGAAAGTAAGCAACAAAACCAGTGACGACAACTTACGGAAAATTCAAAGGTTTTGCAAAACTCCTCATACTCCACATCGTAATACAGCTCCTCCTCGTATTTAGAGGTGAACGTCTTGCTGCATCCAGCAGCCATCACACTACACCTTCAGCTATCTGATGCTAGTTTAATTTTCTCGTCTGCCACGCACAGCTAATTCTCTTCCACCACAAGAAAGGACAAAAATACTATTCCCGCACCGAGGCAAGAACTTGCAAAAGCAATATTGCTTGTGAAAATGTATGTAAACAATGCCAATTGAGCTAACCTGGTGTGTTGACGCTTGTATAGTTCATCTTTTTGCCGCTAGAGCACGCTCATGACTGTCAAACGGTGGCACAGTGGTAAAGCGGAATAGGAATTTGGCGCAACATTTTACCATGCGTTTTAGAATCACATGCGATAttcattttgctgtttttattttaccacgatTATGTTCAATACAAACCATATACAACGATAAACATTTCACAAAAGTTGTCCGACCAGAACCAGAGTTTGGTACCAGTAAAAATAGTAcatcaaaacaacaattttagTACtcgtgttttatttactttagaAACGAACCTAGCAAAGGATTTACAAATATCGTACATCTCTCTTTTTATTTATCCATTGTCCGGATCTTCAACTATATTGGTTTGCGTCACAAAACTAACCTTCGCGAACTCTCTGCACAACCGTCGACGGAGAGCTCTTGGAGCCTACGGTGTATTACAAGCTAGGAAAGAAACTGGTAATGAAACTAAAGGCCAAACACTGAACGTTTTCGAGTGTTAGCTGCACAAGAACACGTGAACACGGCAATGTAGCGCTCTCCTCTGCTGTTTTCCACTTCGTTTTAGTACACGGTATCGACTATACTAATTGGTTAGGTGCGCGCCTTCGTTTCCTATCACGCTCGTTATGGTAACTAAGTTGGTGACATTGCACTAAAATTATTGAGTTGTCTTTTATCCGCACGTGGGGTTGATTTGCAATTGTAGCTTTTTATATAATGCTAAACCGTTAACTAAACATTTGTCTCAAACCTTTCATGGTGGACTGATCAGCTTCAAATCATCGTGTTTCATCACCGTTTGAGTTTGAATTCTGTGGACCATTGTTGATGGGAACAGTATGCGTGTTACGGAGCATCGGTTCGTCTTgtggatgttgttgttgctgctgttggtggtggtgtagttgttgctgctgcgtgtACTGCATATGTCCCGGTGGAGGTGGCTGCAGTATTAGTGGAGCGCCGGATGTCGACTCGACGATTGCCATTTCCGGTCCCATCTCTTCCTCGGGAAAGTCATGATCGCAATGATGCTCGCCACATATCTTACACTCGTAAATATTCGGCTTCAAAGTATTCAGCAGTTTCTGCAGCAGAAAGATGATGTTAACATTATTATATTGTCATCACAATCTTTCGATCTGCAACTAATACAGTTGGTTCGATCACTTACCTGTCCAAACGTGTTGCCCTCGGCACGAACGATCTGATACACGGCATACGATGGAATGCAAACCAAAGAAGCGGAGGCAATTGTCCATCCAAGTCCGTGCGCCCAGCCCGGATAATGGTACTTTCCATTATGATACGTTGGGGCTTCATAGTTGATCAAGCTGAATATCCACAAGGACTGGAAAGTAAGAACAGAAGTCGTCAGCGTCTTCATCGTTGCTAGCATTCTTTCTACGTTGCATCACTTACGATCAACAGCAACGGAACGGCGACTAGCAAACAGAATCGCAAATAGAGCGACGGATATCGTCCCGTCATTTGCTTCACGTTCTTCGACAGTCGGTTGATGCCATAGAACcacgcgatcgcgatcgtctCAAAGAAGGCAAGAAACATGATCGATACCGAGGCGGCATAGTGGTCAATCAGCTGGAAGAAGTATATGCCGCCCTGTATGAGATTGGGCAACCCGGCAAAGAATGATACGACGCACACGATCAGCACCAGCAGCTCATGGTAGACGAGCTTTCGCTTGATCCACCGGGGAAATCCGTCCTGAATCGAAGTTACCACGACTTCCACGATGGCAAACTGCGTGAAGGTATGGAggttaatttttaaacttaatacttcttcaaattttttttaattccaacTCCACCTACCTGGCTGTTTAATCCCAAACAGAGTAGCATGAAGAAGAACAGCACGGCCCACAGCTGAGCGGCAGGCATTTTCGCTAGCGCCTGTGGATACACGACGAAGATCAATCCCGGACCACCGCTGATCACGTCCTCGACGGTAGTGCTCTGCTCCAGCGCTATATTACCGATGGTGGCAAATGCGAAGATACCGACCAGCAAGCTCGTAATGGCATTGACGAACGACACTGCCAGCGTGTCGTGCaggatgttgttgttgtacttGTTGTAGCTTGCGAACGAAATCATCGAACCGAACGCAATACCGATCGAGTTAAAATTTTGAGCTGCTGCATTGATCCAAACCTAGTGAAGGAACAATAGCAACTATTAGAACGTTTGCTCGCATTCGATACAAGATTCATCATGTACGCACATTGGCCCTTCCCAATTCTTCCCAATTTGGACGGAAGAAATAGTGCAGCCCCTTGTCCGCACCTTCCAGGGTAAGCGAGCGTCCCAGAAACACGACAATCAGCACAAATGGAAGGGTTGCCGTAAGGTAGCGTACTTTTGCCGACGATTTGATCGACTTCCAGATGGCAAAGTACACCAGAATCCAAGCGCACACTAGGCATGCTACCAGTTCCCATCGCATCGCACCCGGATATTCAATACCGTGGCTAATTTGCAGCACTTTATTTCTGTGGAGTAATGAAGCACAATAGTCAATGTTATACGTTACGCTAGATGCATGGTGCTACTTACTCGAAAAATTCCTCCGTCGGTGTGCGGGACATATCCGGGCGCGTTAGGTTGTGCTTCATGCGCTCCGGAATCCAGCAGTCCGGTGTGTTCCAACGGTGCGAACAATCCGTCCACGGTAGCTCAGGCCGGAACGAGGTGAAGAAGTAGTAGATTGCATACGCTATGATCACACTGTAGTACGTTGACATTAGGAATGAAACGACCACACTCGCCAGACCGGTACCTgtgggggaagaaaaaagtaaCCACAATGATAAAGAATATTTTACAATTGTTAATTAGAATTAATTACAGTAAAGCCATCGATCCTATCCAAAAGGGTAAAAAATCTCTTAACGCAAAACTTAATTTTAGAAGAAGCAGTAGATTAATTCTGATGTCTGAGAACCAGGGTGCCTGGTCTAGTATATCGACAAGTAAGGAAATATAATGGGGCGGTGCTGCGGTGTGTTTTGGTAGCtgccagtggaggatcaatccccttagaggcccagggcggaatttttaaaggggggcctaaAATTTTGCTACGgtattatcggtgttagggaggtgtacttcaaacatgattcaacaacaccagcaaagtctcgtaaagaaagctcccttgcgtacatctcagagttctgttgcgtagccctgtaaacgggcctagtaagctagtctatatataaacgtttgtatgcgctaaggagaaccataacgccactacttgggtcacattttctacgatttacgtacatttacgaatcctgattagtccaacgccttctacgatttttcgcccttggtacagttttcaatcggtttacttcgaTCTCATCACTTCACCATTGTCACGTGTTCTTAATCATTTTTTAGTTATTACTTTTTCACTTATTTAATTTGTCTCATTATCATTTCCACATCATGTGAATGCAATTATGgtgataaaacacacacaataagTAGAAATGCACGTGTGCCAACCTTCCAATAAAACCAGTGTCGATCCGTTACCGCAAACAATTGCTGTGATGTAATGCCGGATTTGGATGACAATTGACGGGCTGCTGTTTGCATTGTTGTTATGAAACTGCGAACGATTCTAACTGGCCACCGCACGTGCATCAGACTCTGATTACAGATGTaccattttatttccaccattcGGTACGATCGTTATATCGTTGTGTAACGGCCACCAGCATGGCAGCGTTATATGCGGAAATGCATGCCACCTAATTAATGCGTCCTATTGCAGTGCAATAAATCAAAACGACCTTCCCATGCACACTCCACAATGCATCTCCCAGCACGAAAAAAAGCGATGAGAATGTTATTAAATTATCATCAGAAAGATTCTTTTTGGACGTGCTCGCAGAATGCAAAGAGACGCGCAGAAGAGTTTTCATTATAAATCGATTAATTGACGAAGGCAACTCCATTGACGATGGCGAGATGATCTAATGGTATAGAAACgtggtttttttaaattaattttttctaCTGTTCGCTACGAACGAGCTATTAATGTTTCATTCGCTCGATACGGTACTGCAGCTAAAGTggtatttaaattttcgtgATTTATTGCGACAGCTTTCCCCGTAAATAGTGGGTacgcaaaacaatgcaaataaGCATTTAACTTCTCGATTTTGCCCACTGGATCATGTCTGGGAGCTACTTCCCCAGCAGCCTAAACGATATGCATTATTTATCAATATCGATAGTTATTGCACGAAGTACGATCGATCGGGTTCGGGTGCTAATGAATGATTTATTCATTCGCTCacgatcgccatcttgttttaACTTAAACTGGGCGGTCCAACGAGCTTAACCAGAAGCGGTTTCTTGTTAGTAATTATTTCCTCTTCTTGCATCCATCGAGGGTGCCAAGCTGTCTGCTTTGACTGCCCACCAGTAAACATGGAAGTGAAGTCATGAGTAAGCACCGATTATGTTAAAACGGAGCAATACACACAAAACCGTACTGCCCCGTACTCTTTCTCTTTAACGATCCAGTCTAACGGCACCGCGGTAAATGATTAATGATTGACACATCATTCACTTTGCAGGgtagagaagaaaacaaaatacacacacagcactCTGTTTGAACACCCGCTGGCAACGCGTACAAACAAGTGCCCTGGATGGGGTGCCAGCCATTAGCATAAATAAATGCGACATCGTCACGACAGCTAAATTAACTACCGACGGTCGGTTGGTTGCATCGCGGTGCATTAGAGGATGCATTTGAGAGGAACAAAAGAGTGTTGAAGTTTGCCATTCTTCTTCATCACCGTGTCATCGATCAAG
Protein-coding sequences here:
- the LOC128305781 gene encoding sodium- and chloride-dependent GABA transporter ine, whose translation is MDSQEQNQVEIQSVNPIPNRRPINDLHYSAINSNYRQQNKLNSNSSSSPTNATLGNLSGGSEETKALLPTIGPSGRKFVIVPCQTGGAVGDPGGTAPSAGGGNPGTSGVKVEPGEGSTSSGPSSITVPTAPVGSYMKPKYFNSLRSVRSANDPQGLANLQQNQASIVRSGSYIFSDVGGTPRLFSDATSIRSLASIGMGSTDGRRMVIRRVPNSPNELLTMINPPTPPDETYENESYGGLSDDSDLDNLKPRKQHWANKMQFVLACIGYSVGLGNVWRFPYLCYKSGGGVFLVPYFIILLICGIPMLFMELAVGQYTGRGPIGALGQLCPLFKGTGLASVVVSFLMSTYYSVIIAYAIYYFFTSFRPELPWTDCSHRWNTPDCWIPERMKHNLTRPDMSRTPTEEFFENKVLQISHGIEYPGAMRWELVACLVCAWILVYFAIWKSIKSSAKVRYLTATLPFVLIVVFLGRSLTLEGADKGLHYFFRPNWEELGRANVWINAAAQNFNSIGIAFGSMISFASYNKYNNNILHDTLAVSFVNAITSLLVGIFAFATIGNIALEQSTTVEDVISGGPGLIFVVYPQALAKMPAAQLWAVLFFFMLLCLGLNSQFAIVEVVVTSIQDGFPRWIKRKLVYHELLVLIVCVVSFFAGLPNLIQGGIYFFQLIDHYAASVSIMFLAFFETIAIAWFYGINRLSKNVKQMTGRYPSLYLRFCLLVAVPLLLISLWIFSLINYEAPTYHNGKYHYPGWAHGLGWTIASASLVCIPSYAVYQIVRAEGNTFGQKLLNTLKPNIYECKICGEHHCDHDFPEEEMGPEMAIVESTSGAPLILQPPPPGHMQYTQQQQLHHHQQQQQQHPQDEPMLRNTHTVPINNGPQNSNSNGDETR